Part of the Phycodurus eques isolate BA_2022a chromosome 3, UOR_Pequ_1.1, whole genome shotgun sequence genome, CTCTTTCTGAAAAGTACCCACTTTAATTTGGATTGTGTGATGAGTCAGATGAGGTTGTCCAGATTtcagatggatgtggaaatcTATGTAAATTCGAAATGATTTCTTGCTCaaaagttgttttataaaaggtaCGTACATACAGTGTATTGATCCACTGTGATCTGTAAGCTTCACACGTGTAAATGCAAACACTGATTGATAATATTGCACAATACTGCACTCATTTGTATTGTGACGTTACAGATTGCTCAtaagatttgcaacaagatttgcaacaagataataatcaataaatgtgaaaatttTTCAGATGTACTTGTAATTCTTTGCACACCAAAATTTGAATTGACGTTATTTATAGCTCACGAggccacttgagatcaaattggggtgaaagTGGTCCCGATCAAAAAACGAGTTTAACCTTACAGTTAGTGAtatagcgccacctgttgctttgttttgccAGGACACCTGCGTTTATGTTGACAAATATTCTTTATACCAATGACTCAAATACGAAAGGTTATTAGTGAAAGTAAATATGTTAAATGTTAAGAGTTTGGTGAACAGACCTTCGACGTGGAGCAACATCTGAGTGTTGCTGACATCTTCCAGTTGTCGTCGTTGTTTGTCGTTCTCCTCCCTCGCCCGACAAAGTTGCTCCTCGTACGACGCTATCGTTCTTTCAAACAAGCCGAAGATTTCGTCGGCGGCAGCAATTAGTCGCTCCCTCACTAactctttcaacattttgatgCTTGCAGTTGACTCTCCGCTCGTGACGATGCTATCGTTGATCTTTTCCGTCTTTTAGACCGGTTTTACGGCAGCTGGGCATCAATAACGACACACGGCCGCCATCTTGGGACGGTATTGGAGACAGGAAAGAAAAGGCCAGAATATGTACACTACACAACTTGGTTACACGTATTTCTATTATATAGTCGTTTCTGTTTTTACATGTTGGAACAAAGATTTCTACGAAATTCTCCTCaaatgttaaatttaaaaaataattgttttttcttgtgttGCATACTGCTGTACATTGTTTATTGTGCTTTTCAGCATTGGCGATAGGAGAGATGATACGTCTTGAACCAATCATACAATGGTAAATACTGTGCCCAAAACTTTGAAGTATACAACCTTATAGTTGTCCAATCATACAGTACAATCCAAAATGAAAGATTGAACCATTGGTGGGCCATGCATTTGGTACCCTGACCTTCATGGGAAATTAATCCACCTGTGCCACATATATCATCAATCAATATTTGtctaatgacaaaaacataaataaagtgGGAAGAATATGacaaactacttttttttcttggtgcaAAATTTATTATGTGTGCCATAATATGATGTTTCGGTGACCCAGGTACAACTGCGTagctgtgtttttttggggggttcagATTAGACAGAATATTGTTTTAATTCCATAAACTGGTGTTTTTTAGGATGGCACAAGACACAAACTTTCTGCCACTAATCCTTCTTGCAGCTGACAACGTCAAACATTTTCCCAAATAAGGCCAAGGATTGAGAATGTCTTGCTTTCCCAAATTTGTTGCATCATcattaatgctccctggttcatgtAACTCCATCATGTAACTCCATCTCCGTGTTTTTATGCCTTTTATGACCCAAAGATctcgatcaatcaatcaatcaggaTCTTCACCACAGTTGATTTTCCGTCTTTATTTACCTAGATTTCACGTTGTGTCCTCATCTgtggaggttaaaaaaaagtgacaggCCTATTATGACCAAGTAAGGAGCAGAAAGTGCAGACACTGTAACTGAAAAATCTACTCCAGTACAGTAGCAAAGCATTTGTACGTAGTTACTTTCCAGCACTGAAATACTGAGATGGTCATCTGATTATACACAAAGGCATTCGTGGCGATTTTATTAACACAAACAATAATGAAAACAATAGAAACAACAACCATTTAAAATCTTAAAGTTCAACATGATATCAGTAAACATGAGGGGGCACAGTGAGATGAATCTGTAGTACAGTATGAAGAAGAGGGGAGATTGTTgtcagaaattcctgcagctcttCCAACATTGCTGTGGGTGTCTCGGCAGCCTTCCTGACCAGTTTTCCTCTCGTCATTTTCATCAGTTTAACTGTCTTCATTGTGTTCCATGGTGTATGTCATGCCATGGgaattcttttgtaccctttttctgactgatacctttgaacatTGAGATCCTTCTGTTGTCGTGGAAGCTCTTTGTGGACCATGGCTTGTGTTATAAAGTGTAACAACAAAAATGCCTGGAAAAGCCTCCTAGAACAGTTAAACGTTAGTTGGggtaatcagaggcactttgaaTGCTATTAATTCGGAACGCAGCCGCATCATCAGTCAtaggagggtgtgcacacttgtgcaactacattatccgttgtttctatttattttcaccTCTTGAAAAGGTTTTCTCAATTGAGTTATTCAgcttataggtcacattaatggtggaagcAGTGTTGATTCCTTttggtaaataatttttttttttctcgcgggaaaaacctggcatttcaacGCGATTGTGTTGGTCTTGACGTGTGTCTAATGTATGGAAAGTTGTTTGCGCATGTATTCGATATCGAGCTTGGGCTCTTTCCAATATGTGTCTAtgatttgttttccccccactaCTTATGCCACTTGTGGCCTCCTTGCATGTAAGTTAGcctactgtgctgcactagtaacagTACTAGGCCTAGTTAAAAGGCAGGTGTCATGCACATGTAGTAGCCTCTCAGACCCTAATAGTACCACCCAAATGCTCACTAGTAGGTTTTGCTTTACTCGTAACGTAGTTTATTTTCTACTACTGGGTTGAAATGTCAGACAGTAGTGTTAGCAGTGTGCGTCAAAGGGGATGCGCTATGAACTATAGAAGCTgcgcaaattttttttatatttgtcatGGCAAATTAATTGATGAAATTCATTAATTGATCAGGCCTAGTTTCTATGCGACGCTTGTCTAAGGAGTGTCACGTGTGTTTTATGTACCCCATTTACTCAATAGAATTTATAATTGCAGTCACCGTCATGAATGAAGTATCAGTAACAAGGAAGAAAGAACCTTTTGACTTTTGTCCAATTTATTGGGTTCAGCATCACATCAAAGCCCCCAGATGACTGAAATGGCCGCTTATGATAAAAAGGTTCCGCACCATTGCTCTAGCACAACTAGGCAGAAAAACATGTTATTGTCTGTTGTGTGTCAGCATATGTGCAGTCAAACTGTACTTATAACAAAAGcgtttaccacaaactgagcaggcaaaaggtttctcacctgtGTGCGTTCTCACGTGTCTGTTCAAATCGGACTTATTAGCAAAGCTTTTATCGCAATCAgagcaactaaagggttttcctcccgtgtgcgttctcatgtgttttttcaaataGGTCTTAATAGAAAAGCTTTTATCACACACGGAGCAAGTGAAATGTTTCTGTCCGGTATGTGCTAATGTGTGTGCAACCAAAGAGGCCCTTACTGCAAATGTGTCGCCACAAATCGAACAAGTAAAAGGTTTCACACCCGCGTGTGCTCTCTTGTGTCTGTTCAAATCGGATTTATTAGTAAAGCTTTTTTCACAAACGGAGCaactaaaaggtttttctcctgtgtgggTTCTCATGTGTTTGTTCAAATAAGTCTTAATAGAAAAGCTTTTGTCACAAACGGAACAagtgaaaggtttttctcctgtgtgtgttctcaagtGCTCCACCATGTTTATCTGTTGTGTGAACGATTTAGCGCAAACTGTGCAACTAAAGGGCTTTTCTCCTCTGTGTGTCGTCCGCATGTGTCGATTCATATCTGACTTTTTAATgaacctttgaccacaaactgagcaacaaaaacgtttttctccagtgtgcttCTGCATGTGTACATTCAAAATACTctcatataaaaacattttaccacaaactgagcatgtgAAATCTTCTTTATGTGTGTGACGTCTCCTGCGTGTTTGACAACTTTTCTTGTTTGCAGTTGTCTCCTTTTCAGAACTATTCGAGTGTTTGTTGTCGCCTACAGAGTCTGCGCCACTACTCAAATGTTCTCCGGTGCCGTCGCTGTCTGATGCTGGAGCTAAGACGTTGCCAggtgctgctcctccacacTGGTCTCCACTTGGACTGTGATGCTTAAGCTGTGCCGACTCAGGTGGCTCGTCGTCCTCGATCTTTACAACGATAATGTTCAGTGGCAACTCGCTCACATCaaactcctcctcttcctctttgacctGGGGGGGGTGTGGGGCCTCCTCAAACTCTTTAACGTGGTGGGGCTGTGGGTGATCCAAACTGGAACCCTCCCTTTGTAATTGTGGAGGAAGTTCTTCATGACGACAAATCAGCTGCTGGACATCTGTAGGACACGAGCAACGCAGTTAAAGAtgagtatacacacacaaagataatttGGATGATTTTGAGCCCCATTCCTGCCTTCCGGCCAAAATCTGCAAAGGCCCGACATAGTCCTGAAAGGTTCTCCTGTGCCGTGAGGTGCGTTGTAGGGGATATGTTAGGGAAAAGGGACTTTTTCATTGCTTGTTTACAACTAGTTGGGGACTCTGGACTGGCCCacccatcaaatgtgaaattactTAACCAAGAAAATCATTTGTGAGCTGCTTAGTTCCATAAATGTGTCTCAGAATGACAATCTCCTGTGttgatataatataatataatataatgcgTTAGGaattacataataataatagtgttaggaatgtgctaatgactaCAGTATAACTGAGcatgaaaaacaattattttaacttcatgtcAGGCTGGACTATTGCTCAATACTAGAGTGCATCTAAATACAGGTAGACTTCAAACAAATTACTCTGCATACTTTTGTGCATAGTTTTACCCGAGagggaaaaataaatgtgtgctggttttcacgtTATGTgtatgttatcctgtattttttaacattgctaCATATGTCGCAAGGTTAAACaaaatcgcaatgtcattttttttgtccaatatcATGCAGCTCTAACTGATATGAAGgtataaatgataataatagaaaataaatccTAATGTTGTGGTTACGTTGATATCTTGTAGGTTACCGATATGCGATTAAGCAATCCCGGTTAGTAATAGAATATGCGTTTGGTGATGTATTAATGTTAGTATGAACATTGGAGGTTATTTaagtcagtgattctcaaagtgtgatatgagtaccactagtggtacatgGACTCACTCTATTCGGACACGAAATAATCATTTAATTGAGTACAAATCAAATTTACAACAATTAAAACATCCAGTACTATCAAACAAAGTGGAATATAGCTTGTAGCTATGCATACATTACACCCTGTTTAGACTTACTTTTAATCCAGCACAGTActtttcatttacagtacattttacatttcaagtatattatatttaaaaagtaataataattcagttgtatttaactttgaagttcagtacagtacaaaattgtttgttttaaaaatttaCTTCGGTACaagttatttaactttttatcaCCTAAACAAATTCGTCTCCATTtatcaccatcatgaccaacagtggctttatttttaaaaagcatatttaatattattctaagccacattaacactgcgcttaaatagaggaaaatgaagaaaataaactaTAATGATTCGATTataatgtattgcacataaaagttaaaaattgtACATAAATAAGTGATACAACggctgaaataagcatttaatacgtcaccatttttctcactaaatatatttcgaAAGGAgcgattgacatgaaattttcaccacaTCTTGGGAACaatccaagtaatccatacatacaaagaaagtagaacaaataagacaaTGAAGTTgtctgtaaaaatgtgaaatgacacagggaaaaagtattgaacacatgaagaaagggaggtgcaaaaaggcaaggAAAGCCAacacaacacctaaaatctagcAATAATcaccctgtgtcatttcacattattacacaactttctttgtatgtacgggttacttgggttgttcccaacatctggtgaaattttcaggtcaatagcacctttggaaatatatgtagtgagaaaaatggtgacgtgttaaatacttatttcagccgctgtaaatGATAAACAGATGatcaaatgcaaatatattgaactTGTATTGAAATGAAgtttaatacaactgaactgtacttaggcagtgatccTTTCACTCTCCATTAGCAAGCCCTGTTCTTGAGTTACGGGCTGTCACTtgtcaattttttgctttgggtTCGAATTACGTGAGCTTCAGAAACTGAAACCCCAGAAAAGtaaaccgtttttttttcttgtgtttgtATTTCTTACAGTTACCACTGCCGAcatgctgctctctctctctgcgctCTACAGCagaatagacaatagatataaccatcatgacatggctgccatatcaatgccccacattcaacatggccagatttaggcacgggaggcacgcCTTTTGGAactggatctagtcatattgtatatctgttaCCAGGAAATACGTCAGCCCCATTCATTGCCTGCATTGTGTTACAGCGCAAAGTAAaaaacagcggccaattctggaactaacagactttgtcaacggcagttaaagtgacaaatggaaactatttttggacacattgttcagtcctgacggtccgttttatccgatatctgtTATATCAGGGTCCATTTAATCGAGGTTCCACCGTattgtaatgcccttgcatgtggacaaggagagccacagtcgccgatgcacttttacCCATctattgaatgggacaaacagtcaaagacaaaaatactcacaaggagcatggaCACAATGCTCACACTGACTTCAATGCGCGGTAAATGGCCCACCGGAGGTGGCATCACAACGCCTGACATCCCTCACTCGGCCACGCGCTTTTAAGGCACAcgtcaacacacacatactacaGTGTgcgcgtatatatatatgtgagtgagtgagtgagtgagtgagtgagtgagtgagttagagagagagagagagagagagagagatttttggGTAAATTCCACTTCACAGAACAAGTTTTGTAATTAATGTCTTTTAAGCATGTTATTAGATTTaccaatacagtgctattttattttatttattttaaaacgcaACCAAAAAGTGTGGTGTTTTTAGCCAGTGATAGAACGGATTGAAGCATTTCAATTTCCTTCACCGGGGGAAAGTATGCTATAATTGAGTAAAATGAGTTACGAGTTTGGCCATAGAAAGAATTAAACCCGTACGCCAAAGTACCATTGTATTAATAGTtttaactgtaaatataccacaatgATCTCAAAACAGTTCAATGTCATTTCCTCCTGTATGTGAAGTGCCAATGTGACAATGATAAGATTCTCTCTGCTCATTtgtaattgttattttgttttgtttcatccaCACCACATTGttcagtttattttaatatgtatttgtgtaattacttttattttgcattgttttactCTTCTGTCTGCAGACAGGTTGGTAGTGTAAAACCTGCTCTCACTTCCCTTACCTgaataaatataggttaaataaatacaaataaaacaatttaactcATCTCACAACTTAACCCTACCATATATATTCGATATATGGTTATTTATCCCGAACGACTACTTGTAAGAGCTGTACGTCATTTAAAACCTTCCccggaacaacaacaacaccagaAAAAACTATCCTGGGATAAACACTAGGAACTGTTTCAACCCTAATTTGTTCGAAAATAGCAAAAGAGTACTGTATCTTCCCCGCAACCCCACCTGTTCATGTGAACATTGAACAATACACGTTGAACGCACCTTGCATGTGCAACACAATCGGAGCCAAGGAAATGGCGTCCTGttgtcgtcgttgttgttgtcgtcgctcGGTCTCCCCTCTCACTCGACACAGTCGCTCCTCACATGACGCCATTGTTATTTAAAACTGCACGAATATTTTTGACTCACTCCTTCAACAGTTTCGCTGTTTTGTTAAACACAACCTGTTAACCTCGCGCTTTGTTTCTCGTCGTCGTGGTCCGGTCAATGTTCGTGGCAACCCAACTTCCGCCTTTTTCGACGTCGATTGAGGTTTTACGGCAGCCAAGCATCAATGACGCGTTATTAtaattcccacatagtttctggGCGGAACACGTCCTGCTtaaatattactggctccaggacacgcgccgctgcacgacgattggctgct contains:
- the LOC133400306 gene encoding gastrula zinc finger protein XlCGF52.1-like, giving the protein MASCEERLCRVRGETERRQQQRRQQDAISLAPIVLHMQDVQQLICRHEELPPQLQREGSSLDHPQPHHVKEFEEAPHPPQVKEEEEEFDVSELPLNIIVVKIEDDEPPESAQLKHHSPSGDQCGGAAPGNVLAPASDSDGTGEHLSSGADSVGDNKHSNSSEKETTANKKSCQTRRRRHTHKEDFTCSVCGKMFLYESILNVHMQKHTGEKRFCCSVCGQRFIKKSDMNRHMRTTHRGEKPFSCTVCAKSFTQQINMVEHLRTHTGEKPFTCSVCDKSFSIKTYLNKHMRTHTGEKPFSCSVCEKSFTNKSDLNRHKRAHAGVKPFTCSICGDTFAVRASLVAHTLAHTGQKHFTCSVCDKSFSIKTYLKKHMRTHTGGKPFSCSDCDKSFANKSDLNRHVRTHTGEKPFACSVCGKRFCYKYSLTAHMLTHNRQ